In the candidate division WOR-3 bacterium genome, ATGAGCGCCGGCTGGACCGGAACCGCACGCCGGAAGGGCCCCGCTCCCTTGACCCGCTGCCTAAACCAGCATATGATTGCGGCCAGCATGAACAGAGACGTGACTGACAGCCCAGCGCTTGAGGTACAGGCGGTAGTAAAGAACTTCCGCCGCGGCCGCGGTCTGAAGAAGAAGATAACGTGCGCGGTGGACGGCGCGACGCTGACGTTGCCGCGCGGGGAGTTGTTCGGTCTCCTGGGTCCGAACGGCGCCGGCAAGACCACGCTCGTGCGCTGCATAGCCACCCTCCTGATTCCCGACGCCGGGACCGTGAAGGTGCTCGGGCACGACGCGTTCAAGGATTCGCTCTACTGCCGTCAGCGCATCGGGCTCCTGACTTCGGGCGAGCGGACGCTCTACTGGAAGCTCTCGGCGCGCGACAACCTTAACTTCTTCGCCGCCCTCTACGGGCTGACAGGTAAAGCCCGCGACAAGCGGGTTGACTTCCTGATTGAGCTCCTGGGTCTGAAAGAGGTCGAGCGCGATCGACTGGAGCGCTACTCGTCGGGGATGAAGCAGAAAGTGAGCCTGGCCCGGGCGATTCTGCACAACCCCGACCTCATCCTGCTCGACGAGCCTTCGCTCGGTCTCGACCCGCAGTTCGCCCGTTTCATCCGGCAGTTCATCAAAGACGAGCTCAACAAGAAGCAGGGCAAGACGATACTCCTGACCACGCACTACATGGACGAAGCGGACGAACTCTGCCAGCGGATCGCCTTCATCAACAAGGGCAAGATCGTCAATGTGAAGACGCCGGAGCAGTACAAGCGCGATATTCCCCATACCGAGGTGCTGGAAATCCGCCTCCAGGGCCAGCCGGACACGGCGCCGATTCAGACTCTGCCCGGGGTCGAACGCGTCGCATCCGAGTTCAAGGACGGCATCACTACGCTCAAGGTTGTGGCCAAGCGCGCCGAGGCGGTGCTGTCCGAGGCAATCGAGCACCTGCGCCAGGGCGGCCGCATACTGGGAATAGACATCAAGCAACCTACGCTCGAGGACGTATTCCTGTACGAGACCGGCACGTCGCTCGGCGCCGACACGGCCGAGAACAAGCCCGAGGCCCAATGAGCCTGTCCGCGACCGCGTACGTCATTCGGGCCGAGATGGCCAAGACGATACGTATTTACTTCTCCTATCCTGTCATCGTCGTTTTCTGGGCGATCTTCCCCGTGCTCTGGGTTTTCCCGTTCCTCTTCCAGGGCAAAGCGATGGTCGGCTCGGGCACGAGCGCCGCGTTTGAGCAGCTCACCGGTTCGGGCAACTACATGGCCTTCATCCTCATCGGCGCGATGGTGTCGAACTTCGTCTTCTCCGGGCTCTGGGGAGTCGGCAACAGCCTGCGCGAAGAGACATACTGGGGCACGATGGAGTACATCATCGCTTCGCCCACACACCCGCTGATTGTCCTCATCGGCAAGACGCTGGCCGAGGCCAGCATTACCACGTGCATCGTCTTCCTGCAGGCTACCATAATCAGCCTCATGCCGTTCGGCATCTCGTTCACGGTCGCCAAGGTTCTGCCGGTGCTCTTGCTCGTCGTCCTGCTGATGCTCGGGTTCTACGGCTTCGCCATCGCCTTCGCCGGGTTCACCCTGCTCATCAAGGAAGTCCACGGCTGGGTCCATACGCTCGAGTGGGTCTTCTTTCTCTTCTCGCCCATCCGCTACCCGGTACAGATGAACCCGATTACGTCGTTCGTCAGCGTGCTGATACCGCTGACCTGGGCGCTGGTCGCCATCCGCGGCATCATCCTGCTCAACCAGCAGGCGGTCGGGTTGTGGAGAATCACGGGAATCCTGCTGGGAATGGATGCGGCGTTGCTGCTCGGGGGCTACTACACCTTCGTCGCGCTCGAACGGAAGACCCGCCGGGACGGAACGGTAGGGATGCACTGAAGAGGAAGTAACCCAGTGATCAAGAGACCCAGTGATCAAGTGAAGGAAGCCGGCACTAGGCCACTTGACCACTCGACCACCTGGCCACTCTTCTTCCGGTTGCGGCACTACGCGAACGCGGTCTGGGCCGAGAACATCAAGGAGTGGAAGCTCGAGCTGACCTACCCGCTCGATTTTCTCCGCAGCCTGATTGACCCGGTCGTCTACCTGCTACCGTACGTGCTCTACGGGGTTGCTCTGGTGGGCGGGCGATTCTCCCCGAACCTCGCGAAGCTCGTCGGCACGACTGACATCGTCAGCTTCATCACCATCGGCTATGTCTTCATCGGGTTTATGAACATGGCCTTGTGGGCAATGGGCTTCAGCCTGCGCAAGGAACAGATGTACGGCACACTCGAGGCGGTGTTCGCCGCCCCGGTGCCGCGCTGGGTCTTCACCATGGGGATGTCGATGCACTCGATACTGCACCAGTTCCTGATGATAGCCGTACAGCTGCTCTTCGTCCTGGCGGTCTTCAACATCAAGGTCAACCCGCTCGGGCTGCTGCCCGCCCTCGCGATGATCGGCCTGATGCTCGTCGCGCTCTACGGCATCGGCATGATCATGGCCTCGACCACGCTCATCTTCAAACAGGGCTGGCTCATCTCCGAGGCGCTCGGCAGCATACTGATGGTGGTAACACCGATTGCCTACCCGCTTGCGGTCCTGCCCGTATTCATGCAGAAAGCCGCGCTCGGGGTCCCGACCACCTACGGCATCCTGGCCGCGCGGCACTTCCTGCTGGGCGAGCAGATGGGCTTCTCGGTCGGCGCTGCGTTCCTCCGCGTGGCGGTGCTGTGCGTCGTCTGGGTCGTCTTCGGGCTGGTGATATTCGCCGCTATCGACCGCTCTACCCGCCGCAGCGGCACGCTGAGCCACTACTAGCGCGGAAGTGATCCAGTGATCAAGAGATCCAGTGATCGAGTGGAGGATTCCGGCACTGGACCACTAGACCACTCGACCACTAGGCCACTTCCTCTCGGCATTTCTATGGGCGACCCGGCCGGCATCGGGCCGGAGGTCATTCTCAAGTCCCTGTCCCGGACTCCCCGGCTGCGGTGTCGCCTGTTCGGGTCACGCAGCGTGTTCGCACGGGAACAGAAGCGGCTGGGCACCAAGGTCGACCTCTCCTGCGTCGAGGACGTTGCCGGTCGGCTCGGTGTTTTCAAGATGGGACGGGCACAGCGGAACTGCGGCGCTGCCGCACTTGCATGCCTTGAAGCCGGGGTCAGGGAGCTCAGAGACAAGCGCCTATCCGCGCTCGTCACCGCGCCGGTCTCAAAGGAGGCGCTGCGCCAGGCCGGCTTCAGGTGGCCGGGCCAGACTGAGTTCCTGGCCGAGCGACTGGGTGCGAGACGTCACGCCATGCTCGCGTGGACCCCGAAGTTCAAGGTCGTGTTCGTCACCATCCACGAGCCGCTGGCCCGTGTCAGCCGGCACATTACTGCAGCCGCCGTAGCGGAGAAGGTGGAATTGCTCTGCCGATTCCTGAAGGACAGCGGCGTCAAGCGCCCGCGAATCGGCGTGATGGCTTTCAATCCGCACGCCGCCGAGTTCAGCCTCGGCGAGGAAGAACGCATCGCCGCCGGCATTGCCCGAGTCCGCAAGGCGGGCATCAACACGACCGGTCCCATCCCTGCCGACGCCGCCATCGCCAACCTGATGAGAGAGGGTTCAAGGGTTCGAGGGTTCGAGGGTTCGGGTTGCCCGACCGGAACCCCGGAACCCCGGAACCCCGGGACCCCTTCCTTTCACGGCTTCGTCGCCATGTACCACGACCAGGCGATGATTCCCGCCAAACTGCTTGGCCGGGACCAGGGCGTGAACCTTACGCTCGGGCTCGGCCGGGTTCGTACCTCCCCGCTGCACGGAGTCGCTTTTGACATCGCCGGCCAGGGCAGGGCGTCAGCCGGTTCCATGACAGCCGCTATCCGTCTCGCAGGACGGCTGGGCCGCATCGGCTCTCGCCAGGTTTAGTTCAGGAAAACCAAAAGGAGGCGGGGACGGTTGGGGTGGAACTCAAGCGGCTATTTGATTTGACTACCTCATAGAATGGGGGCATCCTAGGAGCTAGCGGAGGTTGAGATGCTCTTGCCGCCTGACTGACCGTCTCCCGCCTCACCAGTCAAGCAAGCTATTATACCTCCCCCTGCACGGACTGTAAAGGACGGTGTGGGGATTCCTGACTTGACCGAGGTCTTGTCAGAAACCGGCGTCGGCGCGGTCCTGACCAGAGAACCGGTCCTGGTAGCGGCGCCAGGCTTCCTGGCGGTTCCGCTCCATCTCCTCAACGGCGGCCTGTGCTTCCTCGTTGCGGCCCAGGAACAGGAGTGAGTCGGCCAGCGTCACATAGGCCGACTGGTCGGAAGGGTTGAGCTGGGTAGCCCGACGGCAGGCCTCAATCGCCCGCTGATACTCACCGCGCTCGAAATGGAGCGATCCCAGCAAGCTGAATGTGTCCGGGTTCTCAGGGTCCAGCTTGTTCGCGGCCGCAGCGGCGGCCATGGCCTGGTCCAACTGCTTCGACTCACGGTGCAGATTGGCGAGACGCATCAGCAGTTCCGGGTCCTTCGGGTCGCGGAGGACCAGGGCCTCGAGGGCGGCCTGGGCCTCGCGCCGCATGTGGAAATACTCATAGAACCCGCTGGTCAACTCCGGCTCGTTGCCGAACTTCAGCTTGATTGCCTCATACCGGTCGAGCGCTTCATCGAACTTGCCCAGCCGGTTCAGGCAGTCCATCTGGTAGAAATAGGGCGCTGGTTCGTCCGGCTCTTCGGCCAGGGCGCGGCCGAATTCGGTCGATGCCTCTTCGATCATGCCGTCCAGATAGTAGTCCCGGCCCAGCTTCTCGTGAGGGTTCTCGATGCTCGGGTCGATCGTCTTGGCCCGCACGTACTCCTCCAGCGCGCTCTGGTATTCCCCGCTCATGGCGTAGGCCACGCCCAGCGAAACGCGGGCCCGGACGTTGTTCGGGTCGAACTCCAGCGCCCGGCGGAACGCGGCGACGCCCTTCTCTTCGTCGCCCGAGTACTCATGCAGGATGCCGAGCCCGATCTGGATATCGAGATCGCCCGGCAACTGCCGGAGTGCCTGGTTGAACAGGTCCTCGGCCCGGGAGAAGTTGGACAGGTAGAGATACCGTACCGCCTCACAGGCGGTCGTGTACGGGTGCCGGGGGTCTGTCTCTAGCGCGTGGGCGCAGATATTGTCGAGCGTCTCCTCCTCGGAGAGCAGGTCGGCGCAGAGCGCGGCCAGGTAGTGAATGTGCAGATTGGTCGGGGCCAGGTGCAGCGCTTCGAGCAACATCCCCAGTGCCTCGTCCTCGTCTTCGCGGTAGAAGGCCGCGCGCGCCTGGCGGAACAGATGGCTCGCCGTATGAACCCGTCCGGGCTCGCCCGACTGGCGTCTGCTCGCCTGGCGATCACGGTGCCGGCGGGGACTGGGGACCGACTCCACTACTAATTGTAGATGGCAGGAAGCGGTTGGGCAAGCGATATCTTCAGATCGCCGGCGAGCTCAGACGTGAGAT is a window encoding:
- a CDS encoding ABC transporter ATP-binding protein, producing MSAGWTGTARRKGPAPLTRCLNQHMIAASMNRDVTDSPALEVQAVVKNFRRGRGLKKKITCAVDGATLTLPRGELFGLLGPNGAGKTTLVRCIATLLIPDAGTVKVLGHDAFKDSLYCRQRIGLLTSGERTLYWKLSARDNLNFFAALYGLTGKARDKRVDFLIELLGLKEVERDRLERYSSGMKQKVSLARAILHNPDLILLDEPSLGLDPQFARFIRQFIKDELNKKQGKTILLTTHYMDEADELCQRIAFINKGKIVNVKTPEQYKRDIPHTEVLEIRLQGQPDTAPIQTLPGVERVASEFKDGITTLKVVAKRAEAVLSEAIEHLRQGGRILGIDIKQPTLEDVFLYETGTSLGADTAENKPEAQ
- a CDS encoding ABC transporter permease, with amino-acid sequence MSLSATAYVIRAEMAKTIRIYFSYPVIVVFWAIFPVLWVFPFLFQGKAMVGSGTSAAFEQLTGSGNYMAFILIGAMVSNFVFSGLWGVGNSLREETYWGTMEYIIASPTHPLIVLIGKTLAEASITTCIVFLQATIISLMPFGISFTVAKVLPVLLLVVLLMLGFYGFAIAFAGFTLLIKEVHGWVHTLEWVFFLFSPIRYPVQMNPITSFVSVLIPLTWALVAIRGIILLNQQAVGLWRITGILLGMDAALLLGGYYTFVALERKTRRDGTVGMH
- a CDS encoding ABC transporter permease, whose translation is MIKRPSDQVKEAGTRPLDHSTTWPLFFRLRHYANAVWAENIKEWKLELTYPLDFLRSLIDPVVYLLPYVLYGVALVGGRFSPNLAKLVGTTDIVSFITIGYVFIGFMNMALWAMGFSLRKEQMYGTLEAVFAAPVPRWVFTMGMSMHSILHQFLMIAVQLLFVLAVFNIKVNPLGLLPALAMIGLMLVALYGIGMIMASTTLIFKQGWLISEALGSILMVVTPIAYPLAVLPVFMQKAALGVPTTYGILAARHFLLGEQMGFSVGAAFLRVAVLCVVWVVFGLVIFAAIDRSTRRSGTLSHY
- a CDS encoding tetratricopeptide repeat protein; the encoded protein is MESVPSPRRHRDRQASRRQSGEPGRVHTASHLFRQARAAFYREDEDEALGMLLEALHLAPTNLHIHYLAALCADLLSEEETLDNICAHALETDPRHPYTTACEAVRYLYLSNFSRAEDLFNQALRQLPGDLDIQIGLGILHEYSGDEEKGVAAFRRALEFDPNNVRARVSLGVAYAMSGEYQSALEEYVRAKTIDPSIENPHEKLGRDYYLDGMIEEASTEFGRALAEEPDEPAPYFYQMDCLNRLGKFDEALDRYEAIKLKFGNEPELTSGFYEYFHMRREAQAALEALVLRDPKDPELLMRLANLHRESKQLDQAMAAAAAANKLDPENPDTFSLLGSLHFERGEYQRAIEACRRATQLNPSDQSAYVTLADSLLFLGRNEEAQAAVEEMERNRQEAWRRYQDRFSGQDRADAGF